GCGCGTTGCCAGAATCGGCGCGTGGAAGATTCGGACGCGTTCGCGGTGATCGTTGGAATCGCGCCGAGCACGGTGACTCCGATGTACCGTTCGACATCGTCGGTCGTCCGCACAATATCCGATTCGAGCCATTCGAGCGCGAGCACGATCAGCACGCCGATCAACGCGCCGAGCACCGCGCCGGCGGCGACGTTGACCGACGTCTTCGGCGAAAAGATTTCCGGCGATGTCGCGTTGCGGAGGATGCTGACGAGAATCCGGTCGCGTTGATCAATTTGCAAATTCGCTTGATTGCGAAACGCGACGAAATTTTCCGCGAGCGTTCGCGCCATGTTCGCGGCGACTTCGGGCTTGGGGTGGCGCGCTTCAATCGTAATTTTTAGTGTGGACTCGTCCGCGCTAAAGTTGATTTGGCTGTTGAATTTGTCCGACGACACATCGAGTTGCAACTTGTCAATGACTGGTTGCGTCAGCATCGGCGCTTGCATTTGCTCGACGTAGAGACGCAACAGATTCTTGATCGCCTGGCTCTGTCCCCAATCCGCCGGGCGCGACGGTTCGGCGCTGAGCGTCACCGTAGATTTGTAGATTGGCGTTTGCACTTTGCTGAACACGTAGGCGCTGCCCGCCGCGATGATCGCGAGCAAAACGATGATCCAGCCGCGTTTGATCAAGACGCGCGCGTACTGTTGCAATTGCATCACTTTCTCCTAATGAAGCGTTCGTGTGGCATTTTACCACAAGTGAGAGAAACCGGGAAACAAGTGGCAAATAAAAAAAGGAAACAAGAAAACAGGTAATCAGGTAGACAACGGTAAACCTGTCTACGTGTCTATGTGTCTACGTGTCTACGTGTGTACGTGTGTACTTGTCGCTCACCGACCGCGCGGGATTTCTCCGAGCACACGAATGCCAAGCGATTCGACATCGCGCGTGTCGCGGATGGAAGTGTCGAGATAGTCGAGGATGAAGGCGAGTGCGAGCGCGGCGAGGAGCGCGAGCGCGGCGCGAATCGGAATGTCGAGTTGCTCGCGCAACGACACGCCGACGCGCGCGACGACCGGCTTGTCAATCACCGCGACGGTCGCGCCGACCGCGCCGAGTTGCGCGAAATACTTGGCGTTGTTTTCGCTGAGATTTTTTACCGCCGCGTCCGCGATTTTTTGCGCTTGCTCCGCGTTGCCCCACGCAATCGTCAGCGACATCAAGCGCCGTTGTTTTTCGATGGACGCGCCGATGTTCGCCTTGCCGATTTTGAGATCGCTCGCGCCGGCTTTGGCGAGGAGCGCGTTCACATCATCGGCGAACACGTCGCTGCGAATGATCTCGACGAAATCATCGCGGATGTACTCGGATGCTTGAAACGAGGTGAGGATCGGATCGAACCCGGTGACCTGGCTCGCCGGCGGCGCGCTCACGCCAATCGTAAACCGGACGCTGGCGGTGTAGACCGGCGCGGGTTGCGGACGAAAAATCCAACTGCCGATGCTGACAACTGTCGGCAATGCCACGATCAACCAAAGAAAGCGTCGCACGACGCGGAGGTACTCGCGCAGTTCCATACTCACTCCAAAAAAGTGTCCGGATACGTGACGAGGGTGCTCAATGAGCACCCTCGCCAATGAAGTATATTCGATTTAGTGCGCCATGCAAATTACATTGTCGCGGGCGCCGTGCCTTGACCCTGCGCGGTTCGCCAGAATTGACCGAACATGTATGCCGCAACCATGTACGACCAAAATGCCGTGAACAAGATACCGACCCCGCACAAAATGATACCAAAGCTACCGATAATCGAGGCGACGATGCCGATCAACAAGGCGATGATGTAGTTGCTCAGGTTCTTCATGATGAAATCAAAGTTCGCGCGGAAATCCCAAAAGAGCGAGAGTTGATTTGCACTCATCGCAAATCGGGTCATCGGCGCATAAAGCGTGATGCCCGCGACCAAACCATACAGACCGGCAACGCAATTCAAACACAAGGTAAGGATACTAACTACACTTGCAACTGCATCACCGGCATTGCGCCCAGCCGTGCTGCCCACTGCGCCGCTCGCAACCGCGCCCAACACACCCACGCAGCAAGAAACAACGATCAACGGCGCAAAATAGACCAGCACACCGACGAACGCGTACAAACCCTTCATAAAGTGCGCCCCGAATTCGCCCCATTCCGGCAACGGATATTGCTGTCCGTCTGCCACGTTCTTTAACGTGGTCAGCATATAACCGAGCACAGCAAAATTGACGATGGGCACAAGCCCGACAAGTCCGCCGATGAGAACTTTCATCATCCATTTGGGGTCTTCGAAGACGTAAGTAAATGCCTTACCGATGTCCATAATGCCTCCTCGTAATAGTTGGTTTTTCAAGTGCGACCTGATTATAGCAAAAGTTCGACAGGGTTGCAATAGGGCAATTCACCTTTCGAGTCTTGGTGCGCGTCGCGTTCCAGGACACAATCAGGTAATCCCAGAAAAAACGAAACCCGCCGACGTCATCGTCTTTGGGTTTCACGGTTCATCCACCCAAATTGAATGGATTGAAATCGGTGTAGTAATCGTAATAGTCCTCGCGCTCCGCGCGCTTGAGGAAATTGACCACTTGATACGTCACCGGCGTCGCGACGAATTCGTACAAACATTTGAGTGTCCACTCGGTCACGGTAATGTTCACCATCGCGCCTGGCTCAAGTGCGCCGGTGAACGCGATGAGCGTAAAGATCACCGTGTCGAACGCCTCGCCGATGAGCGTACTCCCGATGGTGCGCGACCAGAGCCAGCGTCCCCGCGTAACGATTTTCATCTTGGCAAGCACGAACGAATTCATAAACTCGCCGACGAGGTACGCAATCAACGACGCGATCAAAAAGCGCGGCGTCGTGCCGAGCATTTGCTCGTACGCGGCTTGCCCGGTCCAGAAATCCGCCGACGGCAACGCCGCCCCGATTTGAATCGCCACGACCGCGAGCGCGTTGCATGCGAAACCAATCCAAATAATTTGCCGCGACCGCGCATAGCCGTACACCTCGGTGAGAATATCGCCAAAGATGTAACTGACCGGAAAAATAATGATCGCCGCCGACATCACCACATCGCCGATCCCAACAAGCTTGGCGACGATAATGTTCGAGATAATCAAACAGGTGACGAAAACGCCGGTCACCAAATTCAAATAGCGATAACTCGGTTTGGGCGCGCGTCGCAGCCCGACTTCATCTCCCCGCAATTTCCTTCTCCATTTCGCGCAAAATTTCGCCGACATCCTCGCCCGCGCGGACGCGATAGTTGACGATGGTCACTGCGTTTTGCTCGACGAATACCTGGTATGCGCGTCCGGCATTCGACGCGCGCGTTTCATTCCGCGTGTCGCCGAGCGCGCGCGTGACGATCAAGCGCACCTGGTCGTCGTTCACGAACACGTCCACCACATCGCGCGTGGCGTACTCTTTGCGCGCCTGCAACGGCTCGCGCCGCACGATGTCGAATCGTTGCGCTTCAAGCGCGCGCGCCCATTGCTGTTTCAATGCGTCGCGCATCTCACTGACCTACGATGACAATTCGGTCTGGGCTATTGATCACCATTTCCGGCGCGTCCTGATACTTGACGACCTTGCCGGTCACGCGAATCACCTTGTCTTTGTACATCAGATCGGGACGTTGCGGAAATTTGCCCCAGTCCGATGGAAAGATGACGACCTTCATATCGGTCCGCCAATCCTCGCTGAACTGCAACCACATCACGCGCCCGCTGTTGTAGATCGTCGTGATCTTACCTTCAATTGTCACTTCGCGATTATAGTACTTGGCGGCATCCTTCCAATTCACCACGCCACTCGCCGGAATCGGTTCGTCCGTTTTGGGAAACGGCTCGACGGTCGCGAGCGTCCAATCTTTCTCAAACGTTTGGCGCAGCACCTG
The Chloroflexota bacterium genome window above contains:
- a CDS encoding queuosine precursor transporter, whose amino-acid sequence is MSAKFCAKWRRKLRGDEVGLRRAPKPSYRYLNLVTGVFVTCLIISNIIVAKLVGIGDVVMSAAIIIFPVSYIFGDILTEVYGYARSRQIIWIGFACNALAVVAIQIGAALPSADFWTGQAAYEQMLGTTPRFLIASLIAYLVGEFMNSFVLAKMKIVTRGRWLWSRTIGSTLIGEAFDTVIFTLIAFTGALEPGAMVNITVTEWTLKCLYEFVATPVTYQVVNFLKRAEREDYYDYYTDFNPFNLGG
- a CDS encoding DUF4013 domain-containing protein, whose protein sequence is MDIGKAFTYVFEDPKWMMKVLIGGLVGLVPIVNFAVLGYMLTTLKNVADGQQYPLPEWGEFGAHFMKGLYAFVGVLVYFAPLIVVSCCVGVLGAVASGAVGSTAGRNAGDAVASVVSILTLCLNCVAGLYGLVAGITLYAPMTRFAMSANQLSLFWDFRANFDFIMKNLSNYIIALLIGIVASIIGSFGIILCGVGILFTAFWSYMVAAYMFGQFWRTAQGQGTAPATM